The proteins below come from a single uncultured Dethiosulfovibrio sp. genomic window:
- a CDS encoding ABC transporter permease has protein sequence MRYSLNRFILPILAPIGLIILWQVASIKVQNEVVLPSVPQVAAVLSRPNDDLLRMGSIVANLWVSFFRVMGGYLLGLLLALPVGVLMGHYRTVNRLLGSLVEMLRPMPPLAWIPLVLAWFGVASLATTVGVEEGAWYPLLNNIKYSMLFIIFIGSFFPMLINTVHGVSGVRSTLVDSARVLGASERDIFLKILLPAAAPSIVTGMRLGLGGAWMCLVAAEMMPGSISGVGYLITHAYTVARTDIVMAGMISIGMIGIVIDGTFRFFEDRYFSWQRLSR, from the coding sequence GTGAGATACAGTCTTAACCGTTTTATCCTTCCCATACTGGCCCCCATCGGCCTGATAATCCTTTGGCAGGTAGCGTCCATAAAGGTCCAAAACGAGGTTGTCCTTCCGTCGGTGCCCCAGGTGGCGGCGGTTCTATCCCGTCCCAACGACGATTTGCTCAGGATGGGTTCCATAGTAGCCAACCTGTGGGTCAGCTTCTTCCGCGTCATGGGAGGCTATCTTCTTGGTCTTCTCCTTGCCCTGCCAGTAGGGGTTCTTATGGGACACTACCGCACGGTGAACCGCCTTTTGGGCTCTCTAGTCGAGATGCTTCGTCCTATGCCACCGCTGGCCTGGATCCCCCTGGTGCTAGCCTGGTTTGGGGTCGCCAGCTTAGCCACCACGGTGGGAGTGGAGGAAGGGGCCTGGTATCCTCTACTTAACAACATCAAATATTCTATGCTTTTTATCATATTCATAGGTTCTTTTTTCCCGATGCTCATAAATACCGTCCACGGAGTTTCAGGGGTAAGGTCGACACTTGTAGACTCAGCCAGGGTTCTGGGGGCCTCGGAAAGGGATATTTTCCTTAAAATCCTGCTGCCCGCCGCAGCTCCGTCCATCGTGACCGGGATGAGGCTCGGGCTAGGAGGGGCCTGGATGTGCCTCGTCGCAGCGGAGATGATGCCAGGCAGCATATCCGGCGTCGGCTATCTCATAACCCACGCCTACACTGTGGCCAGGACCGACATAGTCATGGCGGGTATGATAAGCATAGGCATGATAGGCATAGTCATAGACGGGACGTTTCGGTTCTTCGAGGATCGTTATTTCTCCTGGCAGAGGCTCTCCCGATGA
- a CDS encoding ABC transporter permease: MRGRHLSPLLPWIIPIGLISVWFWASHTGAIPTYLLPDPAQIGRSAWTYIFGEAGSAPYAGRFQGDLWASSVRVIGGFALAVALGIPLGVVSGRVPAVRSLLGTTINGLRSVPGISWLPLAMVWFGVGVKTTVFLVALASFFPIYLNTAIGARNVDFILYQAGATMGIGRLRGVYDILLPAAMPQILSGLRLGLGTSWAYLVLGELTGVPFGLGALIMDARMMGRIDMIMVGIVAIAVMGRVSDLILTYTMKLCFRSARRMA, from the coding sequence TTGAGGGGAAGGCACCTGTCACCCTTACTTCCATGGATAATACCTATCGGCCTTATCTCTGTGTGGTTCTGGGCCAGCCACACCGGGGCGATCCCGACCTATCTCCTGCCCGACCCGGCCCAGATAGGGAGATCGGCCTGGACCTATATTTTCGGCGAGGCCGGAAGTGCCCCTTACGCCGGTAGGTTTCAGGGCGACCTATGGGCCAGCTCTGTCCGGGTGATCGGGGGATTCGCCCTGGCAGTCGCCCTGGGCATTCCACTGGGGGTGGTGTCCGGAAGGGTCCCTGCTGTGAGGAGCCTGCTGGGGACAACTATAAACGGCCTTCGATCGGTGCCGGGGATAAGCTGGCTCCCTCTGGCCATGGTGTGGTTCGGCGTCGGAGTGAAGACCACCGTCTTTCTGGTGGCCCTGGCGTCGTTCTTCCCTATATACCTAAACACAGCCATCGGGGCCAGAAACGTCGACTTTATCCTGTATCAGGCCGGAGCCACGATGGGAATCGGAAGGCTGAGAGGGGTGTACGACATTCTCCTTCCGGCGGCCATGCCTCAGATACTGAGCGGCCTCAGGCTTGGGCTCGGGACTTCCTGGGCCTATCTGGTCCTGGGAGAGCTCACAGGGGTCCCCTTCGGCCTCGGTGCATTGATCATGGACGCCAGGATGATGGGAAGGATAGACATGATAATGGTAGGAATAGTGGCGATAGCTGTCATGGGAAGGGTCAGCGACCTGATTTTGACCTACACCATGAAGCTCTGTTTTAGATCGGCGAGGAGGATGGCATGA
- a CDS encoding ABC transporter substrate-binding protein, with translation MKKLCVIAAILFGMVGSLWASDVPVVQMAYSHVTHHQAFMVAMARGEEAKDLGVWLKPVIDKEKYDIYVNGEKKARLVLNSIKGGSEVATLFAQKHLDLTVSSFPAMLSGIDRGTAIKVMAPVQADGIAMVSRSDIDVVGWENFLAYVKASEKPVIVGYHSPTSAPKILFEAAMDSAGLRLTGDAYATKKDADILMMDLRGTANIIPAMAAKQIEFAVAPAPTPEIVESKSQGHIVLQLRELPPVGRWQNFPCCVIAGRTEFVEAHPEAVKAFIDMMTTSSEWCMANPQLSSEITADWLGVPAEVIAAAKMTLSTKVTKDWLKNAALYPEMLNRLGQCTGALQDKSLNDVADLVFDFQFVEIEQ, from the coding sequence ATGAAAAAGTTGTGTGTAATCGCGGCGATTCTGTTTGGAATGGTCGGGTCTCTCTGGGCGTCGGATGTCCCGGTTGTCCAGATGGCCTACTCTCACGTGACCCACCATCAGGCCTTCATGGTCGCTATGGCCAGAGGGGAAGAGGCCAAGGATCTGGGCGTGTGGTTGAAGCCGGTCATAGACAAGGAAAAATACGATATTTACGTCAACGGAGAGAAAAAGGCCCGGCTGGTCCTTAACTCCATCAAGGGCGGCTCTGAGGTCGCGACCCTCTTCGCTCAGAAACATCTGGACCTGACCGTTAGCTCATTCCCCGCCATGCTCTCCGGCATCGACAGGGGGACAGCGATAAAGGTTATGGCCCCGGTCCAGGCGGACGGAATAGCCATGGTATCAAGGAGCGATATAGATGTTGTCGGCTGGGAGAACTTTCTCGCCTACGTTAAGGCATCGGAGAAGCCTGTTATCGTGGGATATCATTCCCCCACCAGCGCGCCTAAGATACTTTTTGAGGCTGCCATGGATTCAGCGGGCCTCAGGCTTACCGGCGACGCCTACGCCACTAAAAAAGACGCCGATATCCTCATGATGGACCTCAGGGGAACGGCCAACATAATACCGGCCATGGCGGCAAAGCAGATAGAGTTCGCCGTCGCCCCCGCTCCAACTCCGGAGATCGTCGAGTCAAAATCACAGGGACACATAGTGCTTCAGCTTAGGGAGCTTCCTCCTGTGGGAAGATGGCAGAACTTCCCCTGCTGCGTCATAGCGGGACGGACCGAGTTCGTCGAGGCCCATCCCGAGGCGGTAAAGGCCTTTATCGACATGATGACCACATCCAGCGAGTGGTGTATGGCCAACCCTCAGCTTTCCTCCGAGATAACCGCCGATTGGTTGGGAGTTCCTGCGGAGGTAATAGCCGCTGCCAAGATGACCCTCAGCACCAAGGTCACCAAGGACTGGCTTAAAAACGCTGCCCTCTACCCGGAGATGCTGAACCGTCTTGGACAGTGTACCGGTGCGTTGCAGGATAAATCTTTAAACGACGTGGCCGATCTGGTTTTCGACTTCCAGTTCGTAGAGATCGAACAGTAG
- a CDS encoding ABC transporter ATP-binding protein, which yields MSLGLNPSPPTLSVKGISKGFSEKDGELQVLSDVAFEIERGELVCVLGPSGCGKSTLLKIVAGLEAPDEGTVEVDGRAVSTPGSDRCVVFQEDALFPWLTVSENVSFGARGRMPKSELKSEVDGYLEMTGLSRFADYLPREISGGMRQRVALARVLILKPKVLLMDEPFGALDAQTREAMQRLLLSIVKDLSHTVMFITHDVAEAVTVADRVIVMDRSPGRIRSIVTVEDQAETHSKLRAIMQNL from the coding sequence ATGAGTTTAGGGCTGAACCCGTCGCCGCCGACCCTGTCGGTCAAAGGCATCAGCAAGGGCTTTTCGGAGAAGGACGGAGAGCTCCAGGTCCTCTCGGACGTCGCCTTCGAGATCGAGAGGGGGGAGCTGGTCTGCGTCCTTGGGCCGAGCGGATGCGGCAAGAGCACTCTGCTCAAGATCGTGGCTGGACTGGAGGCTCCCGACGAGGGGACCGTGGAGGTGGACGGCAGGGCGGTATCGACCCCGGGAAGCGACAGGTGCGTGGTGTTTCAGGAGGACGCCCTCTTTCCCTGGCTGACGGTCTCGGAGAACGTGTCCTTCGGCGCAAGAGGCAGGATGCCAAAGTCGGAGTTGAAGTCGGAGGTCGACGGCTATCTGGAGATGACCGGGCTGTCCCGCTTCGCCGACTACCTCCCCAGGGAAATTTCAGGCGGAATGAGACAGCGGGTCGCCTTGGCCAGGGTTCTCATACTGAAGCCCAAGGTTTTGCTGATGGACGAGCCCTTCGGGGCGCTGGACGCACAGACCAGGGAGGCCATGCAACGCCTGCTGCTGTCCATCGTAAAGGACCTCTCCCACACGGTGATGTTCATAACCCACGATGTGGCTGAGGCGGTGACCGTAGCCGATAGGGTTATAGTCATGGACAGGTCTCCAGGCAGAATAAGGTCCATCGTAACGGTGGAGGACCAGGCAGAGACCCACTCCAAACTGAGGGCAATCATGCAGAACCTGTAG
- a CDS encoding ARMT1-like domain-containing protein translates to MELYPQCVSCVMDNVLKRASRMGLSERDRMRLLRRMWKGFEPEIRVDSCAPILTEIGYDLLSDMTGGLDPFKEEKEQLNRSMMAMEEDFFDLSSSCNDPLEAAMILSGTANLLDLGAYDHIDHEKVSKVMKEEVDSRRLPKELYRRFTETIEHHKEIVILGDNCGEIVLDKVVIRQMRLRWPDISVTFGVRGKAILNDATEEDGLAVGMADLAKVVSTGVGTPGFLLSRSSEDFRSTFDRSPIVLAKGVGNFEAAPFDDDRVFHLFMVKCRTLSRLLGKPEGDLIFSSGKKSLYN, encoded by the coding sequence ATGGAACTTTACCCCCAATGCGTGAGCTGCGTCATGGACAACGTCCTAAAAAGGGCCTCCAGAATGGGGCTCAGCGAGAGGGACAGAATGAGGTTGCTCAGGAGGATGTGGAAGGGCTTTGAGCCCGAGATTCGAGTGGATTCCTGTGCCCCGATCCTTACCGAGATAGGATACGACCTTCTATCCGATATGACCGGCGGTCTAGACCCGTTTAAGGAGGAAAAGGAACAGCTCAACCGATCCATGATGGCCATGGAGGAGGATTTTTTCGACCTCTCCTCCTCGTGCAATGATCCCCTTGAGGCGGCCATGATACTCTCGGGAACAGCGAACCTCCTGGATCTAGGAGCGTACGACCATATAGACCACGAAAAAGTCTCTAAAGTGATGAAAGAGGAGGTAGATAGCAGGCGACTTCCGAAAGAGCTCTATCGACGGTTTACGGAGACCATAGAACATCACAAAGAGATCGTCATACTTGGGGACAACTGCGGAGAGATAGTCCTGGACAAGGTGGTAATTCGCCAGATGAGGCTCCGGTGGCCCGATATTTCCGTAACCTTCGGAGTCAGAGGAAAGGCCATACTTAACGATGCCACCGAGGAGGACGGCCTGGCTGTAGGTATGGCCGACCTGGCCAAAGTGGTATCCACCGGAGTGGGGACTCCTGGATTTCTCCTATCCCGATCATCGGAGGATTTCAGGTCCACCTTCGATCGCTCACCGATAGTCCTGGCGAAAGGGGTCGGAAACTTCGAGGCGGCGCCCTTCGACGACGACAGGGTTTTTCACCTGTTCATGGTAAAGTGCCGGACCCTATCCCGTCTTCTTGGTAAGCCCGAGGGAGATCTGATATTTTCTTCAGGGAAGAAGTCCCTTTATAACTAG
- a CDS encoding choice-of-anchor Q domain-containing protein — protein MLVGLKKIFTRSICVSVAILTLGFQSADGAIFRVNGGNTAGGDGLSWSGALNEPQFGIKVTEAQSGDVFFVAKGIYRPSVPSEALSADKALSFAIPEGVALYGGFAGTEESLEERNHRQNITILTGDLYFDDISDDRGVTVSADAIAGTNSIAVVTTKSVQSAILDGFVITGGDGRNGGGMVNVDSNVKVSNCTFWGNRAAGMGGAMVNQKGAPEIGDSLFVWNRGGGRTNGGAIANILSDPRIISCTFEDNRTGTGSSVPKECVGNGGAIYSGRGNPVLIGCVFRRNEAGAGGGAVYNQRCTPTIERCAFEDNRTYHNAGALRNESVGSDGSISQSLFRGNFTVIEGGAIYNTGTDMVISDSTFIGNVVSADIDDDDKGSGGALYNAKSSPVVINTTFVDNRSKNGGAIYNRVNSDPLFINCTVKGNFASKNGGGMYSTSCSSSTSCGIGQGSNPVVLNSIFWDNQGGEIFSYGDSAPAIYFSVIRSGDVVGDMKVVSSDIRISDPLLGDAGDNGGFVMTCSISRNGSALDGGWKVGEISSGDFVSGDVVWQAKSWANLPISVPSADQRGVSRPQGDGVDVGAFELTTFAEPIKPVPLSPDTVSGDSLAPVLKVMIPVPSGDSLKKVHWQIARDRDFKDIVFDTDLQEKENLLKGMGNNAFNSGQSETVSLQIPKDKLAYGTDYYVRVRPLFEKSGWTEWSEVSTLSTEPAPSSSGGCSVATFGPGALLLLIPAMLLSK, from the coding sequence GTGCTTGTAGGGTTAAAAAAGATCTTTACAAGGTCGATCTGTGTCTCTGTAGCAATACTCACCTTAGGTTTTCAGTCCGCCGATGGGGCGATATTCAGGGTAAACGGCGGAAACACCGCTGGCGGCGATGGGCTGTCATGGAGCGGTGCTCTTAATGAGCCCCAGTTTGGGATAAAGGTCACTGAAGCCCAATCGGGAGACGTATTCTTTGTCGCCAAGGGAATATACCGTCCCTCGGTTCCCTCGGAGGCCCTGTCTGCCGATAAAGCCCTGAGCTTTGCCATACCGGAAGGGGTCGCCCTCTACGGTGGTTTCGCTGGGACCGAGGAAAGCCTGGAGGAGAGGAACCATCGTCAGAACATCACGATCCTGACCGGAGACCTCTATTTCGACGATATCAGCGACGACCGGGGAGTAACCGTCAGTGCCGACGCCATCGCCGGAACGAACAGCATTGCCGTGGTCACCACGAAGTCTGTTCAGAGCGCTATCCTCGACGGTTTTGTTATAACAGGAGGCGACGGCAGAAACGGCGGTGGGATGGTCAACGTAGATTCAAACGTTAAGGTCTCCAACTGCACTTTTTGGGGAAACAGGGCCGCTGGTATGGGTGGAGCTATGGTTAACCAGAAAGGAGCCCCTGAGATAGGGGACTCTCTGTTTGTGTGGAACAGAGGAGGGGGCAGGACTAACGGCGGTGCTATCGCCAATATCCTAAGCGATCCCAGGATAATCTCCTGCACCTTCGAGGACAACCGCACCGGGACCGGATCGTCTGTCCCTAAAGAGTGCGTCGGCAACGGAGGTGCGATCTACAGCGGCAGAGGGAATCCCGTTCTAATAGGCTGTGTCTTCCGTCGCAACGAGGCCGGTGCAGGTGGTGGGGCCGTCTATAACCAGCGTTGTACTCCGACCATAGAGAGATGTGCCTTTGAGGACAACCGCACCTATCACAACGCAGGAGCCCTGAGAAACGAGTCCGTCGGGAGCGACGGAAGTATATCCCAGAGCCTGTTTCGGGGTAACTTCACCGTCATAGAGGGAGGGGCTATCTACAACACCGGAACCGATATGGTGATATCCGATTCGACCTTTATAGGTAACGTGGTCAGTGCCGATATCGACGACGACGATAAAGGCTCTGGAGGCGCTCTCTACAACGCCAAAAGCAGCCCGGTGGTGATAAACACCACCTTCGTCGACAATAGATCCAAAAACGGCGGGGCCATATACAACCGGGTCAACAGCGATCCCCTATTTATAAACTGCACTGTGAAAGGTAACTTTGCGAGCAAAAACGGTGGTGGAATGTACAGCACCAGCTGCTCCAGCAGCACCTCCTGCGGTATCGGTCAGGGCAGCAACCCTGTAGTCCTTAACTCCATATTCTGGGACAACCAGGGTGGCGAGATCTTCAGCTACGGAGATTCTGCCCCGGCTATTTACTTCTCCGTAATTAGATCTGGAGACGTCGTCGGCGATATGAAGGTAGTGTCCTCGGATATACGGATCTCCGACCCTCTTCTAGGAGATGCCGGGGATAACGGGGGATTTGTGATGACCTGCTCTATCTCCAGAAACGGCTCCGCCCTCGACGGAGGCTGGAAGGTCGGGGAGATATCCTCCGGCGACTTTGTTTCGGGGGATGTCGTGTGGCAGGCCAAGAGCTGGGCGAACCTACCTATATCCGTTCCCTCCGCCGACCAGAGGGGGGTTAGCAGACCTCAGGGAGATGGAGTGGACGTAGGGGCCTTCGAGCTTACCACCTTTGCGGAGCCCATAAAGCCAGTTCCTCTTTCTCCTGATACTGTGTCCGGAGATTCCCTTGCTCCTGTGCTTAAGGTGATGATTCCAGTTCCTTCCGGGGATAGCCTTAAAAAAGTACACTGGCAGATAGCCAGGGACAGGGATTTTAAGGATATCGTGTTCGACACCGACCTTCAGGAAAAGGAAAACCTCCTGAAAGGTATGGGGAATAACGCTTTTAACAGCGGACAGTCGGAGACGGTTTCCCTACAGATTCCGAAGGATAAATTGGCCTATGGCACCGATTACTACGTTCGAGTTCGTCCCCTTTTTGAGAAATCTGGCTGGACCGAGTGGTCCGAGGTATCCACGCTGTCCACCGAGCCGGCCCCAAGTTCCAGCGGAGGTTGCTCCGTGGCAACCTTCGGTCCGGGGGCTCTGTTGCTCCTTATACCCGCTATGTTGCTAAGTAAATAG
- a CDS encoding TIGR04283 family arsenosugar biosynthesis glycosyltransferase produces the protein MDRVIVFVKWPEPGRAKTRLIPALGPKGAAELHDKMARRTLSSVRQGAKRAGCSVEVRSSGAVTERFRGWLGDDLSIVDQGGGDLGDRMALSVSDAIDRGVEKVLLLGTDCPDIDPSFIHHAMTLLKGHPIVMGPASDGGYYCLGIDLSRAGKRALGLFRGVPWSSSATGQATLDRARSLGLEVGRLPILSDVDRPEDLEIWGRACQKISVIIPTLNERDGISICIRSALGAQDVEVIVSDGGSTDGTIEVAESYGAQVVRSPKGRGTQMNAGATAAEGDILLFLHGDSILPWGYGRLVREALSDKTLSLGAFSLRIGLPGELKDPEFRSSMNTISFWANVRSRWLSLPYGDQGFFMGKSLFNRLGGFPEMPLLEDVSLVRSASKVGRIGTISATIRTSSRRWRKLGAARTSIRNSMIMLAWAMGVPSSRLAVWYRSRSK, from the coding sequence ATGGACAGGGTGATAGTGTTCGTCAAATGGCCCGAGCCGGGCAGGGCAAAAACCAGGCTGATTCCAGCCCTGGGGCCTAAAGGTGCCGCCGAGCTGCACGATAAAATGGCCAGGAGAACTCTGTCTTCCGTAAGGCAGGGAGCCAAAAGGGCAGGGTGTTCGGTGGAGGTCCGGTCCTCCGGCGCGGTGACCGAGCGATTTCGAGGTTGGCTTGGAGACGACCTCTCTATCGTGGACCAGGGCGGCGGCGACCTAGGGGACCGAATGGCTCTATCGGTCTCCGACGCCATCGATAGAGGGGTTGAAAAGGTACTACTCCTTGGAACCGACTGCCCCGATATAGATCCTTCTTTTATACATCACGCCATGACCCTTCTCAAAGGCCATCCGATCGTCATGGGCCCAGCATCGGACGGAGGGTACTACTGTCTTGGAATAGATCTATCTAGGGCGGGAAAGAGGGCTTTAGGGCTGTTTCGCGGCGTTCCCTGGAGCTCCAGCGCGACCGGACAGGCCACCCTGGATAGGGCTCGCTCCCTAGGGCTGGAGGTGGGCAGGCTTCCTATCCTCAGCGACGTGGACAGGCCAGAGGACCTGGAAATATGGGGTAGGGCTTGCCAAAAGATATCGGTGATTATCCCCACACTGAACGAAAGGGACGGCATATCGATATGCATAAGGTCCGCCCTGGGAGCCCAGGACGTGGAGGTCATAGTATCCGACGGCGGCAGCACCGACGGGACCATTGAGGTCGCCGAGAGCTATGGAGCCCAGGTCGTCCGGTCCCCTAAGGGCAGAGGTACCCAGATGAACGCAGGGGCCACGGCGGCGGAGGGGGATATCCTGCTGTTTCTACACGGCGACAGTATCCTTCCATGGGGTTACGGGAGGTTGGTTCGGGAGGCTCTGAGCGATAAAACACTGTCCCTAGGGGCCTTTTCCCTGAGAATAGGCTTGCCCGGAGAGCTAAAGGACCCAGAGTTTCGATCGTCGATGAATACTATCTCATTCTGGGCCAACGTCAGGTCGAGGTGGCTGTCCCTGCCCTATGGGGATCAGGGGTTTTTCATGGGGAAATCCCTCTTTAACCGTCTAGGGGGCTTCCCCGAGATGCCCCTTCTCGAGGACGTGAGCCTGGTCAGATCGGCGTCAAAGGTCGGCAGGATAGGGACCATTTCGGCGACTATCCGCACCTCCTCCCGTCGCTGGCGAAAACTGGGCGCGGCTAGGACGTCGATCCGCAACTCGATGATAATGCTCGCCTGGGCTATGGGGGTCCCATCCTCCAGGCTGGCCGTCTGGTATAGGTCTAGAAGCAAATAG
- a CDS encoding rhodanese-like domain-containing protein, translating to MKSLKSIVLCAFVVLCASVAFAASVENVNQTYIKEHLGKPGFVLVDVRSPENFNGESPRKGIKGGHIPGAINVFDGEFDSMTQEQLNSMGLSKDVTAVLYCNSGKRSGAMAKKLIKMGYESVKNYDGGIIDWQKDPSNPIEPASAN from the coding sequence GTGAAGAGTTTGAAGAGCATCGTTCTGTGCGCCTTTGTTGTCCTCTGTGCCTCCGTGGCTTTTGCGGCATCGGTGGAAAACGTCAATCAGACCTACATCAAGGAACACCTCGGTAAACCCGGTTTTGTCCTGGTAGACGTGAGGTCGCCGGAGAACTTCAACGGAGAATCGCCAAGGAAAGGTATCAAGGGAGGCCACATCCCTGGGGCTATTAACGTCTTCGACGGTGAGTTTGACTCGATGACCCAGGAGCAGCTCAACTCTATGGGTCTTTCAAAAGATGTAACCGCTGTTCTTTACTGTAACAGTGGCAAAAGAAGTGGTGCTATGGCCAAAAAACTGATCAAAATGGGGTATGAGTCGGTAAAAAATTACGATGGCGGCATCATAGATTGGCAGAAGGATCCGTCGAACCCAATCGAGCCAGCGTCAGCTAATTAA
- a CDS encoding ABC transporter substrate-binding protein: protein MKKIIALGLLCLCLISPAFAERPVKVGTWKTAQTIQPFFYGDYTSRDIEVLSFTNPADQKTALLAGSLSMCGTTLAHAIHSASQGQPVVLVASLCNRCSALVVRKDGPVEEVSDLKGKKIGYVPGTMHEILLRETLSRNGLSPDRDVTLVRIDFFDMGTALARGSIDGFLSGEPFPTIAVTEGYGRILSYPYYDDSVGTINAGMLVTEETIRENPELVLDLVRGHGMATESLKANPDLWFKKAVSFGTKRSVMEEASSNIELSWDMDEAFVKRAKALGARMEALGVIDRQPNYERLFDLSFVKKVKEEMGF, encoded by the coding sequence ATGAAAAAGATCATCGCTTTAGGCTTGCTATGTCTCTGTCTGATCTCGCCCGCGTTCGCCGAAAGACCTGTCAAGGTGGGCACCTGGAAGACCGCCCAGACCATCCAGCCCTTTTTCTACGGCGACTACACGTCGAGGGACATCGAGGTCCTCTCCTTCACAAACCCGGCGGACCAGAAAACCGCCCTTCTGGCGGGGAGCCTGAGCATGTGCGGTACAACCCTGGCCCACGCCATACACTCGGCCTCCCAGGGACAACCGGTGGTTCTGGTGGCGTCTCTGTGCAACCGATGCTCCGCCCTGGTGGTGAGAAAGGACGGCCCCGTAGAGGAGGTCTCCGATCTAAAGGGCAAAAAGATAGGCTACGTGCCTGGAACCATGCACGAGATCCTGCTGAGGGAGACTTTATCCCGAAACGGTCTGTCCCCCGACAGGGACGTTACCCTGGTCAGAATAGACTTCTTCGACATGGGAACAGCTCTGGCAAGGGGCAGCATAGACGGCTTTTTGTCCGGCGAGCCCTTCCCCACCATAGCCGTTACCGAGGGATACGGAAGGATACTGTCCTACCCCTACTACGACGACAGCGTTGGCACGATAAACGCCGGAATGCTGGTGACAGAGGAGACCATAAGGGAGAATCCCGAGCTGGTCCTGGACCTGGTGAGGGGCCACGGCATGGCGACGGAGAGCCTAAAGGCCAACCCCGACCTATGGTTTAAAAAGGCCGTCTCCTTCGGGACCAAGAGGTCGGTTATGGAGGAGGCATCCTCCAACATAGAGCTCTCCTGGGATATGGACGAGGCCTTCGTGAAGAGGGCTAAGGCCCTAGGTGCCAGGATGGAGGCCCTGGGGGTCATAGACCGTCAGCCGAACTACGAAAGGCTCTTCGACCTCTCTTTCGTCAAAAAGGTCAAGGAGGAGATGGGGTTTTGA
- a CDS encoding radical SAM protein — MTWKIDIKTGEILRKGSSGSGIDRDEALYLMALTLGSKETYCLMEAADSLSRETFQNKGEKHFHIGLNVAPCPLNCSFCSLTVKAGIFKESIDFSDDQILNWARYGESRKADSLNLMTTGNFPMERLLHVGRMLRDKVNVPLVANTRDINHEEGEALLDAGFVGAYHAVRLGEGRDTPLKRDKRIETIKVLRDVGLKWMNCVEPVGPEHEAEEIVDLMFLAREYGATYSGVMRRVNFPGSPMEKFGMITEREMARMVAVSRLVMGSVPKAHCTHEPNSLSLIAGANLLFPEVGSSPRDGEADTAKGRGNTVESCDKIHIETCWDPDKRSNCFD, encoded by the coding sequence ATGACTTGGAAGATAGACATCAAAACAGGGGAAATACTAAGGAAAGGCTCAAGCGGTTCGGGCATAGATAGGGACGAGGCCCTTTACTTGATGGCTCTCACGCTAGGTTCAAAGGAGACCTACTGCCTCATGGAGGCCGCCGATTCCCTTTCCAGGGAGACGTTCCAAAACAAGGGGGAAAAACACTTCCACATAGGGTTAAACGTGGCGCCATGTCCACTTAACTGTAGCTTCTGTTCCCTGACCGTAAAGGCCGGGATATTCAAGGAATCGATAGACTTCTCCGACGATCAGATCCTGAACTGGGCCAGATACGGTGAGTCCCGAAAGGCCGACTCGCTCAACCTCATGACCACAGGGAACTTTCCCATGGAGCGACTTTTACACGTCGGCAGAATGCTAAGGGACAAGGTGAATGTGCCTCTTGTGGCCAACACCAGGGACATAAACCACGAGGAGGGCGAGGCCCTGCTCGACGCCGGTTTCGTCGGGGCCTATCACGCTGTAAGGCTGGGAGAGGGCAGGGACACTCCCCTGAAAAGGGATAAGAGGATCGAGACGATAAAGGTGCTCAGGGACGTGGGGCTCAAGTGGATGAACTGCGTGGAGCCGGTGGGACCTGAGCACGAGGCGGAGGAGATAGTGGACCTCATGTTCCTCGCCAGGGAATACGGAGCCACCTACAGCGGGGTCATGAGGCGAGTTAACTTCCCTGGCTCCCCCATGGAGAAGTTCGGCATGATAACCGAGCGAGAGATGGCCAGGATGGTGGCAGTGTCCCGGCTGGTGATGGGGAGCGTTCCCAAGGCCCACTGCACCCACGAGCCCAACTCCCTGTCCCTGATCGCCGGGGCCAACCTGCTCTTTCCTGAGGTGGGCTCCAGCCCCAGGGACGGAGAGGCTGACACCGCCAAGGGGAGGGGCAACACCGTCGAAAGCTGTGACAAAATACACATAGAGACCTGCTGGGACCCGGACAAAAGGTCGAACTGTTTCGATTAG